In Zingiber officinale cultivar Zhangliang chromosome 3B, Zo_v1.1, whole genome shotgun sequence, a single window of DNA contains:
- the LOC122056483 gene encoding O-fucosyltransferase 9-like codes for MAGRIRLGGGASSPMPERRGKGGDGVSRSVWRLVHWAAVATFRRRGALLVVPLLYLALTLVFLGRWEWDLKPPMPVRIGVAVLRRRVPPPGSVYRSPQVFQKLWPYMQADLNHSIPLTAAWRHKATQKWKPCFRKSLSQAELPPSNGFLIIEANGGLNQQRLSISDAVAVAGLLNATLVIPMFHFNSVWRDSSKFEDIFDEEYFTEILKDHVRVVKELPSDILDRFDNNISNILNMRSRALQSKTYYLEKVLPKLIEFGAIRIAPFSNRLAHSVPPSIQGLRCLTNFEALRFSQPIRALADKMVDRMVTNSSKNGGKYISVHLRFEQDMVAFSCCTYDGGQLEKDEMNKARERGWRGKFNRPGRVISPEANRRNGRCPLTPLEVGMMLRGMGFDNNTLVYVASGKIYNTEKYMAPLHQLFPLLETKDTLASTYELAPFKGHSSRLAALDYSICAHSEVFVTTQGGNFPHFLMGHRRYFNGHSKTINPDKRKLVLSFDNPFIRWDRFKRNMQEVLHHSDVKGISLRKPDASLYTFPMPDCLCQQAET; via the exons ATGGCCGGGCGGATCCGTCTCGGCGGCGGAGCGTCATCTCCGATGCCAGAGAGGCGAGGGAAGGGCGGTGATGGAGTGTCGCGGAGCGTCTGGAGGCTAGTGCACTGGGCGGCGGTGGCGACGTTCCGGCGGAGGGGGGCGCTTCTGGTGGTTCCGCTCCTCTACCTAGCCCTCACGCTGGTGTTCTTAGGGAGGTGGGAGTGGGACCTCAAGCCGCCCATGCCGGTCCGAATCGGTGTCGCCGTCCTTAGGAGGAGGGTGCCACCGCCAGGGTCAGTGTACCGCAGTCCGCAGGTGTTTCAGAAGCTGTGGCCTTACATGCAGGCCGATCTAAACCACTCCATTCCG TTGACAGCAGCATGGCGCCACAAAGCAACTCAAAAATGGAAACCTTGCTTTAGGAAGAGTCTGTCACAAGCAG AGTTGCCCCCTTCAAATGGGTTTCTCATAATTGAAGCAAACGGTGGTTTGAATCAGCAACGTCTATCT ATATCTGACGCAGTGGCAGTGGCAGGCTTGCTAAATGCCACACTTGTAATACCAATGTTTCATTTCAACAGTGTTTGGCGTGATTCTAG CAAGTTTGAGGATATATTTGATGAAGAGTACTTCACTGAGATCCTGAAAGATCATGTAAGAGTGGTAAAAGAGCTTCCTTCAGATATATTGGATCGATTTGACAACAACATTAGCAATATTTTAAATATGAGAAGTAGGGCCCTGCAATCAAAGACCTATTATCTGGAGAAGGTTCTGCCAAAACTGATAGAATTTGG AGCCATACGAATTGCACCCTTCTCTAATAGATTGGCTCATTCCGTTCCACCCAGTATCCAAGGATTGAGATGTTTGACCAATTTTGAAGCACTGCGCTTTTCTCAACCAATAAGGGCACTTGCAGACAAAATGGTAGACAGAATGGTAACAAACAGTTCAAAAAATGGTGGGAAATACATCTCAGTGCATCTTCGGTTTGAACAG GATATGGTAGCTTTTTCATGCTGTACTTATGATGGTGGCCAACTAGAGAAAGATGAAATGAATAAAGCTCGTGAAAGAGGTTGGAGAGGGAAATTCAATAGGCCTGGTCGAGTTATTAGCCCAGAAGCTAACAGAAGGAATGGGAGATGCCCCTTAACACCACTAGAG GTTGGAATGATGCTTCGAGGCATGGGATTTGATAACAATACGTTAGTCTACGTTGCCTCTGGAAAGATATATAATACAGAAAAATATATGGCTCCTCTCCATCAGCTATTTCCTCTCTTAGAGACCAAGGATACCCTGGCTTCAACATATGAACTTGCACCTTTCAAG GGACACTCATCACGGTTGGCAGCACTTGATTATAGTATCTGTGCTCACAGTGAAGTTTTTGTAACAACTCAAGGAGGAAATTTCCCTCACTTTTTGATGGGACACAGGCGCTATTTTAATGGACACTCAAAAACAATAAATCCCGACAAGAGAAAGTTGGTGTTATCATTTGACAACCCTTTTATTAG ATGGGATAGGTTCAAACGTAATATGCAGGAAGTTCTGCATCACAGTGACGTAAAGGGCATCAGTTTGAGAAAACCAGATGCATCCTTGTACACTTTTCCGATGCCGGATTGCTTGTGTCAGCAAGCAGAAACGTGA